From a single Apium graveolens cultivar Ventura chromosome 2, ASM990537v1, whole genome shotgun sequence genomic region:
- the LOC141702719 gene encoding uncharacterized protein LOC141702719 — translation MFLSQFRASVAYAPSANTLANIKQKDNETLNEYLKCFNDEVPKVRKASEETYKNFLIAGVKPGTDFWKELQRRELRTLAAFYAKAEPHKVVEELLAKLKRDNNPGGSRNWGKNKRNRSYSPKGRGCARRTSYRTTLYSGNQANGSEKNDKKAPITVNTADSQRSVDYKYPSKREAARYTEYTPLTASIGHILEVGDKNVNFYKPARNGPPGRKDMARNCAFHDANGHEMAECRHLKDHIKDLIRKRFLTEFVAKEAKRYKDDKACKEGEKGNPDRPARVKSIHTIIEGLNIGGSSRNAMKNYAHEARGPILTNVYNLSERPPKYFKGESADITFIEADTRHVHHPHNDALVVNAIIGGTNVYRMLVDNGSSVKILTYSTYHKMGLLDKELLPCYNNVYGFTGNPVLVVGKIKFPVTLGEEPLTAT, via the coding sequence ATGTTTCTATCCCAATTTCGAGCTTCGGTGGCATACGCTCCATCTGCTAATACGCTGGCTAATATCAAGCAGAAAGATAATGAGACTTTGAACGAGTACCTGAAGTGTTTTAATGACGAAGTACCCAAAGTAAGGAAAGCCTCAGAAGAAACTTATAAGAATTTTCTGATAGCCGGGGTTAAGCCAGGAACGGATTTCTGGAAAGAGCTCCAGCGACGCGAGCTAAGGACTTTAGCAGCCTTCTATGCTAAGGCAGAGCCCCATAAGGTGGTGGAAGAATTATTGGCTAAACTCAAAAGGGATAATAACCCAGGAGGCTCAAGAAATTGGGGCAAAAATAAGAGGAATCGGTCTTATAGCCCTAAAGGAAGGGGGTGTGCTCGTAGGACCTCGTATAGGACGACCCTATATAGTGGAAACCAAGCGAATGGGTCAGAGAAGAATGATAAAAAGGCCCCAATTACGGTGAATACTGCTGACTCTCAAAGGAGTGTGGATTATAAGTACCCCTCCAAAAGAGAGGCGGCTAGGTATACGGAGTATACCCCATTAACTGCTTCAATAGGGCATATCCTTGAAGTTGGGGACAAAAATGTTAATTTTTATAAACCAGCACGAAATGGGCCACCCGGAAGAAAGGATATGGCTCGAAATTGTGCTTTCCATGATGCTAATGGACACGAGATGGCCGAATGTCGTCACTTGAAAGACCACATAAAGGATCTAATCAGAAAGCGATTTCTGACAGAATTTGTAGCTAAAGAGGCCAAAAGATATAAGGATGATAAAGCGTGTAAAGAAGGGGAAAAAGGAAATCCCGATAGACCCGCAAGGGTCAAAAGCATCCATACTATCATAGAAGGTCTTAATATTGGAGGCTCAAGCCGAAACGCTATGAAAAATTATGCTCATGAGGCTAGGGGACCAATCCTCACTAATGTCTACAACCTGTCAGAGAGGCCCCCTAAGTACTTTAAGGGGGAATCAGCCGATATAACCTTCATAGAGGCAGACACTCGACACGTGCATCACCCTCATAATGATGCCTTAGTCGTGAATGCTATAATTGGAGGGACTAACGTATACAGAATGTTGGTGGATAATGGGAGTTCCGTTAAAATCTTGACCTATAGCACCTACCATAAAATGGGGCTATTAGATAAAGAGTTATTACCCTGCTACAATAACGTGTACGGATTTACTGGAAACCCTGTCTTGGTGGTGGGGAAAATTAAATTTCCAGTTACTCTAGGGGAAGAGCCTTTGACAGCCACGTGA